A single region of the Podospora pseudopauciseta strain CBS 411.78 chromosome 1, whole genome shotgun sequence genome encodes:
- a CDS encoding hypothetical protein (EggNog:ENOG503P0DY; COG:S) produces MEELPELADNNDHSAKRACDQCRQRKIRCDKELPVCSNCRTASRSCSSTGLGQKPREPRQRVLITHQYERKIDSLDSRLGAIEKMLHNLTVSLNNRGPPTASSSISPTLESAAAASSSAPRENSTDALFGADKDNESDDFEATALMKEHTAFATQFIENTTFPFLDPEMRAAFLSLQELVKLQNIENARHDARFTTAKPLPKGGWAELPMPSADIVLSVLREIKQHPPMGFPAIATFTGIEDFPDNVRRVYFATEEYSLMQWGIVNLGLYFTLQERGAASEGDRQVQLFEASFLCRDNIETALTNLPLLLPQRRESVELLIMATMYAIEESKYSLARDFITIAANICQTLGYHRARSPSTTESEHKAMLFWTTYIFDSALSLRAGRPTAIQDWDITIPREIGPKVKNVDPLWKIGQAQWISWSEVMGRTYRELYSPEALARTAEKRAENARQLAQALQDVVARSAPLIEHVVEKMKMSGGYNAQARFSFDIAVVGDALVQWSVLTLIYRAIPTLPGSPSTFNPECIHAAREAFSSHEGCMALCGESLFMKAGYIQWNILYIPFIPLVVLFCHTIETANEEDFAILVRFTEGLQPVAPVSSGVTKLYRISQVLVNIASLWLQTRKQGQQDHNMSMVGDNVEMYLNQLGFMPQHSQQDHTYGIGGPAGFGYDMDQSAQLANWFSGNTHIFGLMEEDLSGFQGF; encoded by the exons ATGGAGGAACTGCCCGAGCTGGCCGATAATAATGATCACTCGGCAAAGAGAGCC TGTGACCAGTGTCGGCAGCGGAAG ATTCGTTGTGATAAAGAGTTGCCTGTATGTTCAAACTGTAGAACTGCCAGTCGGAGTTGTAGCTCGACCGGCCTCGGCCAGAAGCCTCGCGAACCCAGGCAGAGAGTTCTCATCACCCATCAATA TGAGAGAAAGATCGATAGTCTCGACTCCCGCCTGGGAGCCATCGAGAAGATGCTGCACAACTTGAccgtctccctcaacaaccgaGGCCCACCAACAGCATCCTCGAGTATCTCTCCTACACTCgagtcagcagcagcagcctcgtCATCGGCCCCTCGTGAGAATAGTACAGATGCTTTGTTTGGTGCTGACAAAGACAATGAGAGCGATGACTTCGAGGCTACCGCTTTGATGAAGGAGCATACCGCATTTGCGACTCAGTTCATCGAAAACACCACATTTCCATTCCTCGATCCAGAGATGCGGGCGGCATTCTTGTCCCTGCAGGAGCTTGTCAAACTCCAAAACATCGAGAATGCCCGCCATGATGCGCGGTTCACCACTGCGAAACCTCTCCCAAAAGGCGGCTGGGCTGAACTGCCTATGCCGTCTGCTGATATAGTTCTCAGTGTCCTGCGCGAGATCAAAC AACACCCTCCTATGGGCTTTCCAGCAATTGCCACATTCACCGGCATCGAGGACTTTCCCGACAACGTTCGCAGGGTCTATTTTGCGACTGAAGAGTACAGTTTAATGCAATGGGGGATCGTGAATTTGGGCTTGTACTTCACCCTGCAAGAGAGAGGGGCTGCGTCAGAAGGGGATCGTCAAGTTCAACTGTTCGAGGCTTCGTTTCTTTGCCGGGATAACATCGAAACCGCGCTTACAAATCTCCCTCTTTTGTTACCGCAGCGCAGAGAGAGTGTCGAGCTTCTAATAATGGCT ACGATGTACGCCATCGAGGAGTCGAAATACTCGCTCGCCCGAGATTTCATCACTATAGCGGCGAATATTTGCCAGACTCTGGGCTATCACCGAGCCCGTAGTCCGAGCACCACGGAGTCTGAGCATAAAGCGATGTTATTTTGGACAACATACATCTTCGATAGCGCCCTGTCACTGCGAGCTGGACGGCCGACCGCAATCCAGGATTGGGACATAACAATCCCTAGAGAGATCGGTCCCAAGGTCAAGAACGTAGATCCACTCTGGAAGATTGGTCAAGCTCA GTGGATCAGCTGGAGCGAAGTTATGGGAAGGACGTACAGAGAGCTCTACAGCCCTGAGGCTCTGGCCCGAACCGCTGAGAAGCGTGCCGAAAACGCGCGCCAGCTGGCTCAAGCACTCCAGGATGTGGTAGCACGGTCAGCTCCGCTGATTGAGCATGTCGTCGAGAAAATGAAGATGTCCGGGGGCTATAATGCCCAGGCACGCTTCTCATTCGATATAGCAGTCGTCGGTGATGCTCTGGTTCAATGGTCAGTTTTGACTCTGATCTACCGTGCAATCCCAACTCTACCGGGGTCGCCAAGTACCTTCAACCCAGAGTGCATCCATGCAGCACGGGAAGCATTTTCTAGTCACGAGGGTTGCATGGCATTGTGTGGTGAGAGCCTATTCATGAAGGCAGGGTATATTCAGTG GAATATTCTCTATATCCCTTTCATCCCTCTCGTCGTGCTCTTCTGCCACACCATCGAAACGGCAAACGAAGAAGACTTTGCTATACTGGTGAGATTCACCGAGGGCTTACAACCTGTGGCGCCCGTTTCCTCAGGAGTTACCAAGCTGTATCGGATATCGCAGGTGCTGGTAAACATTGCCAGTCTGTGGCTCCAAACCAGAAAGCAGGGGCAGCAAGATCATAACATGAGTATGGTTGGAGACAACGTCGAGATGTACTTGAACCAGTTAGGTTTCATGCCGCAGCATTCCCAACAGGACCACACGTATGGGATCGGAGGACCGGCAGGATTCGGCTATGATATGGACCAGTCTGCTCAGCTGGCGAACTGGTTCTCCGGGAACACGCATATTTTTGGCCTGATGGAGGAAGATCTGTCGGGATTCCAAGGTTTCTAG
- a CDS encoding hypothetical protein (COG:S; EggNog:ENOG503P37Q) produces the protein MPPRNQTLPPAQTSSAREARQAFYCQLCQKGYSRNNDYEAHLSSYDHTHKQRLKDMKAMVKDPNAIARARRQEQKAEGVISIKLSEAAASTGGGGFKKGGFKKTGFKSAFVPGAGASGPPADTKTATAPKSEVTGSSSVLAPKSELVESDTEDEGYEVYDPRKPTD, from the coding sequence ATGCCTCCCCGAAACCAGACTCTTCCTCCGGCCCAAACTTCGTCGGCGCGAGAAGCCCGACAGGCTTTCTATTGTCAGCTCTGCCAGAAGGGCTACAGCCGCAACAATGACTACGAAGCCCACCTCAGTTCTTACGACCACACCCACAAGCAACGTTTGAAGGATATGAAAGCAATGGTCAAGGACCCCAACGCCATTGCCCGCGCCCGACGACAAGAACAAAAGGCCGAGGGCGTCATCAGCATCAAGCTTAGCGAGGCAGCGGCATCGacgggtggaggggggttcaAAAAGGGCGGCTTCAAAAAGACAGGTTTCAAGTCAGCATTTGTGCCAGGAGCTGGAGCCAGCGGACCACCAGCAGACACGAAAACAGCCACTGCTCCTAAATCCGAGGTGACAGGATCCAGTAGTGTGCTAGCGCCGAAAAGCGAACTCGTAGAGAGCGACACAGAGGACGAGGGATATGAAGTTTACGATCCACGGAAGCCCACTGATTGA
- a CDS encoding hypothetical protein (COG:S; EggNog:ENOG503P2KR) yields MRYAKPGGPEQCGVRVGFSGHCPPGSAKFRCQQRLNQRIVSGLNNSKAGKKTQKPSPRILHCAFFETGRVTPCLSPPSSTMEYHTLRSRASQDTLVSNASTSLSLLELDPTPMDSPASVPYTDKDLPPLPEQPEESLSDSTHSLRSNPTTTSSVGLSGAGHGPIFYLTRIQRYSSYTFSLFTTLHLATTSVIPVLARSVPASESYLLLAREIYQTPLSEPLLVALPVVVHIGAGIATRLIRRSQNLKRYYGDDHHHRKGSVPTKQTPTLRSGWPTFSYIAASGYGFTAIFAAHAFMNRGLPLLVEGDSANIGLAFVAHGFAKHPVISWTSFVSLIGLGVGHMVWGWAKWVGAAQGAGWQLERHTGNAAVDKQTKKKRRRRLLVINGVAAIGCVMWAAGGLGIVARGGETLGWVGKLYDGLYEKVPGLF; encoded by the exons ATGAGGTATGCCAAGCCTGGGGGCCCTGAACAGTGTGGGGTTAGAGTCGGGTTTAGTGGGCATTGTCCCCCAGGGTCCGCCAAGTTCAGATGCCAACAACGGCTCAACCAACGCATCGTTTCGGGGCTCAACAATTCCAAGGCTGGAAAAAAAACACAGAAGCCATCACCGAGGATTTTGCACTGCGCTTTCTTTGAGACAGGCCGGGTCACGCCGTGTTTGTCTCCCCCTTCATCCACCATGGAGTACCATACGTTACGATCAAGAGCTTCTCAGGACACTCTTGTGTCCAACGCTTCTACTTCGCTCTCCCTGCTCGAACTGGATCCAACACCAATGGACTCTCCTGCCTCCGTCCCATACACCGACAAAGACCTCCCACCACTACCTGAGCAGCCAGAAGAATCACTCTCGGACTCGACACACTCGCTCCGGTCCAACCCGACAACTACTTCCAGCGTCGGGTTAAGCGGCGCCGGTCATGGGCCAATCTTCTACT TAACACGAATCCAGCGCTACTCGTCGTACACATTTTCACTGTTCACGACCCTACATCTGGCTACAACCTCGGTCATCCCCGTCCTCGCCCGTTCCGTGCCCGCCTCCGAGTCGTACCTCCTCCTAGCGCGCGAGATCTACCAAACACCACTCTCCGAACCGTTGCTCGTCGCTTTACCAGTCGTAGTCCACATCGGTGCGGGGATAGCCACCCGCCTTATTCGAAGGTCGCAAAATCTCAAGCGGTACTATGGCGACGACCATCATCACAGAAAGGGCAGTGTGCCAACAAAACAGACCCCCACTCTAAGGAGTGGATGGCCCACCTTCAGCTACATTGCCGCGTCAGGATACGGCTTCACCGCCATCTTCGCGGCGCACGCATTCATGAATCGGGGCTTGCCACTTCTAGTAGAAGGTGACAGTGCCAACATCGGGTTGGCATTCGTAGCGCATGGGTTTGCGAAGCATCCTGTTATCTCCTGGACCTCGTTTGTGTCGTTGATCGGTCTCGGTGTTGGGCACATGGTCTGGGGGTGGGCGAAGTGGGTTGGGGCGGCGCAGGGTGCCGGTTGGCAGCTTGAGAGGCACACTGGGAATGCGGCGGTTGACAAGCaaaccaagaagaagagaaggagaaggttgcTGGTTATCAATGGAGTTGCTGCTATTGGGTGCGTGATGTGGGCTGCTGGTGGTCTTGGGATAGTAGCCAGGGGGGGCGAGACAttggggtgggttgggaagCTGTACGATGGCCTGTACGAGAAGGTGCCTGGCCTCTTTTGA